ccggtcaccgagGTCGGcaaccggctggaggaagaaggaggagaagtaaaaaataaaaagaataagaataaaaataagaataaaaataaaaatttaaaatttaaaaatattaaaatattattaaaagttgtcaacgtcAACGCCGATCATGCCACGTCGGCGGTCGGCGTCAATCggcaaagtccggccaaaattggttggaaaggactaaattggcataatgtaaaaatgttaaggacttaattggcaccaaaaaaatgtttaggactaaattggcacaaacgtaaaagatttaggactttttttttttaacacttttcccacATCCACTTtttggtgaactacggatttaaagtCGATATCatcatatcctatccaatcTACCGTTTGGTGAACAACATATTTAAAGTaagatattttaaaaacaataacattaggcaagtacaaatttgcaggttcaatattcacaaaatcatccaaaacaatatatctttttcaaattaacatATTCTTATCGAATTTCATTATTACgcattataataatattttccatttctttgaaataatcttttggTTACTCCTGCAACATCAAATGTTTTTAGAATAACCTCAATTTCAATATGTTCACTTTGAcatgaattctttttctctcttacaggttttttatttgtttccattttgttaCAAGTCCAataccaaatcaaacaaatgtCCAATTAGAACAAAGCATAAAGCCCGAagttcattctctctctttttttcccaactGTCACGAGGATGCAATGACAGTTAATCACATTAATGAATGATCTTTGAACAAATCACATTTATAAAGTACATTACGTTTGTTAAGTATCGGTCAGTTGCATTTTGACCAAAGTAAACTCATATTCATGTCCATATAAAGGCACTAGATGCGAACTGTCTTGACTTAAGGCTTCTTTTAAGTTTGTGGCTAGGATTTCTGCCAAAGAGACAAAGAAActatctaggaaaataaaagacagaGGCAAAGAATATTATAGATAATGGTTTTCTTGGCAATCAACATAAAGATAAAGTTTCGAGCCATATCCACCTCTTTTCAAGTCATGGCTACAAACAAAAGGTCCAAAAAGGTAACATTAAAGCTTATAGCTAGCCCCAAAAAacctaaaaagaagaagaaaaaagtaggGAGAGAAAACATATCTTCTACAAACTCATAAACAACTCAATAAAGCTAAAATCGTAAACACCAAACGTAAGACTCTAAGACAAATATCCATTTTGGAACAAAACTTAAAGTGCTAATCTGATACGACTTCATTCACTGCGATCCATCACTCCCAATGATCACTCATTCTCTTCTCTCATCTCTTGGAGAAGTAATTCCACAAGTGCCTTCATGTCGTCTCCTTGAAATCccaaaaatagatgaatattCTCAAGATCCTTCACAATTTTTCTACATAATTTTATTCTATCCATAGTACCTAAAGACATTTGAAGAAGCTCCTCATTGATTTTTCGTTTGTCATTATCCAAATCCTTAGCATGTCTGATGCGGCTAGTGATCATCTCCATTCTCTTGTTAGCTTTTTCCAAGAATGAGCCAAAAGTTCCTGCTATCTCAACTAAGCCAGCAGCCAATTTGTCACTTACTTTagccctttttcttcttgaagaattagaaacattttgtgtttGAGAAGATGATAATGGCGGTAAGTTTTGACTTACATTGTTGGTTGCCACATTATCATGATTTTCACCTTCCTCATGATCTACAGTTGCATGAGCTTTTGAAGGGTCTTCACTGAGATTTCCCTTGGCACGACCTTTTCCAAATATGGCTACTAATAGATCATAGTGAGGGAAGGACTTCCCTCTCAAAGAAGTAGCTCATGGATAGgtccataaagaaaaaaaatattattttgttaaaaatgaaacaattgataaagaagaaaaatgagaagaagtgaCACAAACCTTATAATATTTTTGCTAACTATCCTCATAATGAATATCAACACAATACCACCCACCTGGGTGGCGTTGTTGGCTTTGAgccctctccccctcacgaaggggaggggtTTGAATCCCCAGTGCGTCGCAGGGTGACTTAACTGCTGGTTGCTGGTGTGAGTGGTGGCCAGCTTGCGTCAGCCCCAGGTTCTTCCCGCCGGCTGTCGGCTTTCGGGGTTTCCTGGgtcacaatatatatatatatataataacaCAATGTTTTTCATGGTCCCACCCAAAGCCACTTTGATTCCTCAAGTCATATATCTGTCATATATTTGATTATAcagctttttcaagtttttcatttttgattcTATGTGAGGACTACCCTTGATGCTAGAACTAgggaacttttcttcaaaccactTCTCTAACATAATCACGTAACCACTCTTGAAGCCGTTATCGGCTTTCATTCCTTGTGCAACTAATTCTTCTAGACCATCTAGAagtgcattttcttcatctattgTCCATACTTGTCAATCTCTCTTTGTTCTCTTCCTTGAGTTTGACTGAAATCGCTACCTTCCATTCCTAAATATCTCATTgcaatttcagaaaatttaatgatggaAGATAATGTGGTagagaaaatttaatgatagaGACAACATAGtacttcaaatttaaaatgataaagCCATAATTCAAACATTATATAGGAAATGTATGTCTTAATAATGACAAACTAGCACCATATTACACATGTCTAatagaaatgggaaaaaaaaatcttataatGCAAGTCTTGCAACAATGGgaaacaaatgatttttttttaactaatatAAAATCATACAACTCCCCAATGTCCTCGACTTGCATTCCACTCATTAAACATTTGTATTGCCAAATTTGGCCTCCATGTTGTCCAATGATCCGATGGCTTGACAACATCAATTGTTTTCACATTTTCAATAGTCGTAGCAACCTCATCTAACTGTGCCTCGATTGGATCAATAGCCATTTATCTTCTTATCAAATTATGCAGAAGGCAACAAGTTATGATTATTCGACCTTGCGCTCTAATTGGATAAAAAGATGGACTCCTAAGAATAGGCCACCTAAAATTAAGTAGACCGAAGCATCTTTCTATGACATTTCTAGCTTGAGAATGCTTCATGTTGAAGTACTCCTCGGGGAATATGGTGTACGACCTTCCATCCACTCAGATAGATGGTATCGGGTACCTCTATAAAGAGCAAGAAAGCCCTCCCCATTTGTGTATCCAGCATCTACAAGATAATAATTACCCAATAACAAAtgataatattattaattgtCTTAAAACCTTTAAAACCTACAATACATAGAATGCAATATATTGATAAATGCTTATCTTACCAACGAGGATCTTCAAACCATTGGGTTTTAttaaaacatctcaaagtacTCTAGAATCCACTACTGAGCCTTCCCATCAAGGTAAAACATAAACGAATCTCATGTCACGTGAGCAAACTCCTAATACATTGGACACAACCTCACCCTTTCTATTTTGGTACTTGGTTTATCAACCGCTGGAACACGTACCCTTATATATGTGCCATCTAATGCTCTTAAGCAATCCTAGAAAcatgaatttaataaaataacattctcTTTAAAGTATTAAATTAGTCTATGAAATAACATAACAAACATACCTACCGGCCGGGCGACTGCGGCGGCACTCAATGCCGGACGAAACTCGAGGGTGGGGCGCGGCTGCGGGAGAGGAAAGCGAAAAGACAAGCGCCCGGCGGAAGAGAAGGggagattttttatattttttaaaggcCGACCGACCCGACTCGAACCGAAAGGCCCGAATTAAGAAGATCCGGAACCGGAATAGCCGGTCCCTGGagaccgacccgacccgttttCCCTCTCCGCCCTCTTTCGCCTGCTGCGTGGGTAGAGGAGAGAGGACTCGAAAAAACTACTTGGGGAAGAAGGGAAGCCATGGAAGAACCTCcgacctcgccgccgccgccgccgccgcccccgatCGGCGACCCGTTGACCAACCCGTCCGCCTCCTTCTCGTCCCTGGACGACCTCGCCCACGAGCTCGCGTCCCTCGAGGACCTCGCCAGCCGCGGCTCATGGCGATCCGTCCTCGACAAGGTCGCCCGCGCCCggtccctctccctcctccgccACCCCCACGACCACCTCGCCTACCTCTCCTACaacgccctcgccctcgccaagCTCCGCCGCTTCGCCGACGCCTCCGCCGAGCTCGAGTCCCTCCAGGATCTCGAGTCCCCCGAGTACAAGTACGAGTCCTACCCACAAATCTACCCGGGCCGGTCCGGCTCGATGGTGCCCTTCTGCCTCCGGTGGCTGAACTGCGTGATCCCGATCAAGTTGGGCAGCCGCCAGGAGGGGTTGGATCGGTTCTACGCGCTTCTGGATTTCGTCAGAGGGAAATTGGAGGAGAGAAGGAACAAGGGTTCGTCCGAGGAGGACGAGTCGGTGAGGGcttggaggaggagggaggttTTGGTGATGAATAGCATTGTGGGTAATCATTTGAGTTATAAGGAGTTCAGTGTGTGCTTGGATTTGATCAGGGATATGTTCAGGAGGGGTTATTCGGAGGACCCGGTTCTGGTGTCGAGGTTGGGGtatattcagatgcagatcgGGGATCTGGAGGGCGCGAAGAGCTCGTTTAAGCAGATCGAGGGGATGGCGAGCGAAGGGAAGGGTCGTGGGTCACTGAGTGAGGTTGAGCTGAAGAATCTTGTGAATAGAAATAAGGCCATGTTGTATTTGGTGGGGAAGGATTATGTGTCGGCTGTGAGGGAGTATGAGGAGTGTATTGAAAGAGATGATTCGGATGTGGTGGCGATCAACAATAAGGCGCTTTGTTTGATGTATTTGAGGGACTTGTCGGATTCAATTAAGGTGTTGGAGAACGCGCTTGAAAGGGTTCCTACCTTTGCCTTGAATGAGTCTGTGGTGGTGAATCTGTGTAGTATGTATGAGTTGGCATATGTCAATCATTCGGATATTAAGAAGACTTTGAGCACTTGGATTGCGCGAGTGGCTCCAGATGATTTTGATTCATCGTGTACCAGGATTTGATGGTACTTTCTCTTTCACTGTCATACAACAGTTTGCTTACTAATGTCATCGATTTCATTGAATGATTATCTGAATAtgtttggctttttttcttctgaGAAAAG
Above is a window of Eucalyptus grandis isolate ANBG69807.140 chromosome 9, ASM1654582v1, whole genome shotgun sequence DNA encoding:
- the LOC104418242 gene encoding trafficking protein particle complex subunit 12 yields the protein MEEPPTSPPPPPPPPIGDPLTNPSASFSSLDDLAHELASLEDLASRGSWRSVLDKVARARSLSLLRHPHDHLAYLSYNALALAKLRRFADASAELESLQDLESPEYKYESYPQIYPGRSGSMVPFCLRWLNCVIPIKLGSRQEGLDRFYALLDFVRGKLEERRNKGSSEEDESVRAWRRREVLVMNSIVGNHLSYKEFSVCLDLIRDMFRRGYSEDPVLVSRLGYIQMQIGDLEGAKSSFKQIEGMASEGKGRGSLSEVELKNLVNRNKAMLYLVGKDYVSAVREYEECIERDDSDVVAINNKALCLMYLRDLSDSIKVLENALERVPTFALNESVVVNLCSMYELAYVNHSDIKKTLSTWIARVAPDDFDSSCTRI